The following are encoded in a window of Bacillus sp. SORGH_AS_0510 genomic DNA:
- a CDS encoding CTP synthase, translating into MTKYIFVTGGVVSSLGKGITAASLGRLLKNRGLNVTIQKFDPYINVDPGTMSPYQHGEVFVTGDGAETDLDLGHYERFIDINLNKYSNVTTGKIYSTVLRKERRGDYLGATVQVIPHITNEIKERCLRAGNETNADVVITEIGGTVGDIESLPFLEAIRQMKSDIGSDNVMYIHCTLIPYIKAAGEMKTKPTQHSVKELRSLGIQPNIIVVRTEMPVSQDMKDKIALFCDIDAKAVIECQDADTLYSIPLALQEQNMDQIVCDHLKLQTKEAEMTEWKQLVDRVLNLSNKTRIGLVGKYVELQDAYISVVEAMKHAGYAFDADVEIKWINAEHVTRENVAELLADVDGVLVPGGFGDRGVEGKIEATRYAREQKKPFLGICLGMQLATIEFARNVLGYKDAHSAEFVPETAHPIIDLLPEQKDVEDLGGTLRLGLYPCRLVEGTKAFDAYADEVVYERHRHRYEFNNHYRQEMEAQGFIFSGTSPDGRLVEIIELADHPWFVASQFHPEFVSRPTRPQPLFRDFIKASLEK; encoded by the coding sequence ATGACAAAGTATATTTTTGTAACTGGTGGCGTAGTGTCATCACTCGGAAAGGGTATTACCGCAGCTTCTTTAGGGCGTTTATTGAAAAATCGCGGCTTGAACGTGACTATTCAAAAATTCGACCCGTATATCAACGTGGACCCAGGAACGATGAGCCCATACCAACACGGTGAAGTATTCGTAACTGGTGATGGCGCCGAGACGGATTTGGACCTTGGCCACTATGAGCGTTTTATCGACATTAACTTAAACAAGTACAGCAATGTGACAACAGGAAAAATCTATTCTACGGTTTTACGTAAAGAGCGCCGCGGTGATTATTTAGGTGCAACGGTTCAGGTTATTCCTCACATTACGAATGAAATTAAAGAGCGCTGCCTGCGTGCAGGTAATGAAACAAATGCGGATGTCGTGATTACAGAAATCGGCGGTACGGTTGGGGATATTGAATCCTTGCCATTCCTTGAAGCGATTCGTCAAATGAAGAGTGACATCGGCAGCGACAATGTGATGTACATTCACTGTACCCTGATTCCGTACATAAAGGCGGCGGGTGAAATGAAGACGAAGCCAACACAGCACAGTGTAAAAGAGCTTCGCAGCTTGGGTATCCAGCCAAATATTATCGTCGTTCGTACAGAAATGCCTGTTTCTCAGGACATGAAGGATAAAATTGCCTTATTCTGCGATATCGACGCGAAGGCTGTTATTGAATGTCAGGATGCTGACACGCTTTATTCCATTCCTCTTGCCCTTCAAGAGCAAAACATGGACCAAATTGTTTGTGACCACCTGAAGTTACAGACGAAGGAAGCAGAAATGACAGAGTGGAAGCAACTGGTTGACCGCGTGCTAAACCTTTCTAATAAGACTCGCATTGGTTTGGTTGGTAAGTATGTGGAACTGCAGGATGCGTATATTTCTGTCGTGGAAGCGATGAAGCATGCAGGGTATGCATTTGATGCAGATGTAGAAATTAAATGGATCAATGCTGAGCACGTAACACGTGAAAATGTAGCTGAGCTATTGGCTGATGTGGATGGCGTATTAGTGCCAGGCGGATTCGGTGACCGTGGGGTTGAAGGCAAAATTGAAGCAACTCGCTATGCTCGTGAACAGAAGAAGCCATTCCTTGGTATTTGCTTAGGAATGCAGCTGGCAACGATTGAATTTGCACGCAACGTTCTTGGTTACAAAGATGCACATTCTGCTGAGTTTGTACCGGAAACAGCACATCCGATCATTGATTTACTTCCAGAACAAAAGGATGTTGAGGATTTAGGCGGAACGTTACGTTTAGGTCTATACCCTTGCCGTTTGGTGGAAGGCACGAAGGCGTTCGACGCGTATGCGGATGAAGTGGTGTATGAGCGTCACCGCCACCGTTATGAGTTCAACAATCATTACCGTCAAGAGATGGAAGCACAAGGCTTTATTTTCTCTGGTACAAGCCCTGACGGCCGTTTAGTGGAAATCATCGAGCTTGCGGACCACCCTTGGTTTGTGGCGTCTCAGTTCCATCCGGAATTTGTGTCAAGACCAACGCGTCCACAGCCGTTGTTCCGTGACTTTATTAAAGCTTCTTTGGAAAAATAA
- a CDS encoding response regulator — MKEKILIVDDQFGIRILLNEVFQKEGYQTFQAANGVQALDIVTKHAPDLVLLDMKIPGMDGIEILKRMKVIDPDIRVIIMTAYGELDMIQEAKDLGAITHFAKPFDIDDIRAAVRKHIPQKTN; from the coding sequence ATGAAAGAGAAAATTTTAATTGTAGACGACCAATTTGGTATTCGAATTTTGCTAAATGAGGTGTTCCAAAAGGAAGGGTACCAGACATTTCAAGCGGCGAACGGCGTTCAGGCATTGGACATTGTGACCAAGCATGCCCCGGATCTTGTTCTTCTTGATATGAAGATACCCGGAATGGACGGAATTGAAATTTTAAAAAGAATGAAAGTGATTGACCCGGATATTCGCGTCATTATCATGACCGCATATGGCGAATTAGATATGATTCAAGAAGCCAAGGATCTCGGTGCGATTACCCACTTCGCCAAACCATTTGATATAGACGATATCCGTGCGGCAGTTCGCAAACATATCCCGCAAAAAACCAACTAA
- a CDS encoding DUF2529 domain-containing protein translates to MLKMFTTQLTGLFKRIEDKEEFAFEDGARLLAQAPVGDGSIYIFGAAEMKAVEFEALEGAEPLNGAKVLTLDKIDQLTDADRAVLFTRTSSDEAAITVASALKAKGIPFVAVSTVTDGDLTELADVHIDLRLKKGLLPDDEGNRYGYPSSMAALYVYFGLKFTIDEILAEYFE, encoded by the coding sequence ATGTTAAAAATGTTTACTACCCAGTTAACAGGTTTGTTCAAGCGGATTGAGGATAAAGAAGAGTTTGCCTTTGAAGACGGGGCCCGTTTGCTTGCCCAGGCACCTGTTGGCGATGGATCTATATATATTTTTGGGGCAGCGGAAATGAAAGCCGTAGAGTTTGAAGCATTAGAAGGTGCCGAACCATTGAATGGGGCGAAAGTGCTCACTCTTGATAAAATTGACCAGCTTACGGATGCGGACCGTGCCGTTCTTTTTACGCGAACTTCCTCGGATGAAGCGGCGATCACGGTTGCTTCTGCTTTGAAGGCTAAAGGCATCCCATTTGTGGCGGTTTCAACGGTTACAGACGGGGATTTAACCGAATTAGCGGATGTACATATTGATTTGCGCTTGAAAAAAGGCTTATTGCCAGATGATGAAGGCAATCGCTACGGTTATCCGTCTTCGATGGCGGCCTTGTACGTTTATTTTGGCTTAAAATTTACGATTGATGAGATTTTAGCGGAATATTTTGAGTGA
- the glpX gene encoding class II fructose-bisphosphatase — protein sequence MERSLTMELVRVTEGAALASARWMGRGKKDEADGAATTAMRDVFDTVPMKGTVVIGEGEMDEAPMLYIGEKLGTGYGPRVDVAVDPLEGTNILASGGWNALAVLAVADNGNLLHAPDMYMEKIAVGPEAVGLVDINASVLDNLKAVAKAKNKDIEDVVATVLNRPRHEHIIAQLREAGARIKLINDGDVAGAINTAFDNTGVDILFGSGGAPEGVIAAVALKCLGGEIMGKLLPQNDAELERCIKMGLDVNRVLRMEDLVKGDDAIFAATGVTDGELLRGVQFKGAYGSTHSVVMRAKSGTVRFIEGRHSLKKKPNLVIK from the coding sequence ATGGAAAGAAGTTTAACGATGGAGCTTGTCCGCGTTACAGAGGGAGCTGCACTTGCATCAGCACGTTGGATGGGCCGCGGGAAAAAAGACGAGGCAGATGGTGCTGCGACAACAGCCATGCGTGATGTTTTTGACACGGTTCCAATGAAAGGTACCGTTGTAATTGGTGAAGGGGAAATGGACGAAGCGCCAATGCTTTATATCGGTGAAAAGCTTGGTACAGGCTATGGCCCGCGTGTGGATGTCGCGGTTGACCCTCTTGAAGGAACCAATATTTTAGCATCCGGCGGCTGGAATGCACTGGCTGTTTTAGCAGTAGCGGACAATGGCAACCTGCTGCATGCACCGGATATGTACATGGAGAAAATCGCTGTCGGTCCGGAAGCAGTGGGTCTTGTGGACATCAATGCGTCTGTATTAGATAACCTTAAGGCTGTTGCTAAGGCGAAAAATAAGGATATCGAAGACGTTGTTGCGACTGTTTTAAACCGTCCTCGCCATGAGCACATAATTGCTCAGCTTCGTGAAGCCGGTGCAAGGATTAAGTTGATCAATGACGGTGACGTGGCAGGCGCGATCAATACGGCGTTTGATAATACAGGTGTAGATATTTTATTTGGTTCCGGTGGTGCACCAGAGGGTGTTATTGCTGCGGTAGCCTTGAAATGTCTAGGCGGCGAAATCATGGGTAAGTTGTTGCCGCAAAATGATGCGGAGCTTGAGCGCTGCATCAAGATGGGCCTCGACGTAAACCGTGTACTTCGCATGGAAGACCTTGTGAAGGGTGACGACGCTATTTTTGCAGCAACAGGCGTAACTGATGGGGAATTATTGCGCGGCGTTCAATTCAAAGGCGCGTACGGCTCCACACATTCCGTCGTTATGCGTGCAAAATCAGGCACAGTCCGCTTCATCGAAGGCCGTCACAGCCTGAAAAAGAAACCAAATCTAGTGATTAAATAA
- the rpoE gene encoding DNA-directed RNA polymerase subunit delta — translation MSLAQYSKEELQELSLIELAHEYLKNSKQPITFNELVNEITNAVDMSQEEIRSRLAQFYTDMNIDGRFLSLGENRWGLRLWYPVDTAEEEVVTAVKPKKKKAKKVVDEDEIEDFEEVEDEDYDDLDDFADEDDLLDDDEDIDLDEDEDLDIDEDVIEDEEFELDEDEDLDEDLDEEDEMFDEEEDEEL, via the coding sequence TTGAGTTTAGCACAATACTCAAAAGAGGAATTACAAGAGTTATCACTCATCGAACTGGCTCACGAATACTTAAAAAATAGTAAGCAGCCAATCACTTTTAACGAATTAGTGAATGAAATCACCAATGCTGTTGATATGTCTCAAGAGGAAATTCGCTCAAGACTTGCACAGTTTTATACAGATATGAATATTGACGGCCGCTTCCTCTCATTAGGAGAAAACCGTTGGGGACTTCGTTTATGGTATCCAGTAGATACAGCTGAAGAAGAAGTTGTTACTGCGGTGAAACCGAAGAAGAAGAAAGCGAAGAAGGTTGTTGACGAAGACGAAATTGAAGACTTCGAGGAAGTCGAAGATGAAGATTACGATGATCTTGACGATTTTGCCGATGAGGACGATCTTCTTGATGACGACGAAGATATTGATCTGGACGAGGACGAAGATTTGGATATTGACGAAGACGTCATTGAAGACGAAGAGTTCGAGTTAGACGAAGATGAAGATTTAGATGAGGATCTTGATGAAGAGGACGAAATGTTTGACGAGGAAGAAGACGAAGAGTTGTAA
- a CDS encoding UDP-N-acetylglucosamine 1-carboxyvinyltransferase: MEKLKIAGGYPLKGTVRISGAKNSAVALIPATILAESPVTIEGLPDISDVEILKDLLEEIGGKVQISEDEMTVDPSTMISMPLPNGKVKKLRASYYLMGAMLGRFKKAVIGLPGGCHLGPRPIDQHIKGFEALGAQITNEQGAIYLRADELRGARIYLDVVSVGATINIMLAAVRAKGRTIIENAAKEPEIIDVATLLTNMGAKIKGAGTDVIRIDGVDALHGCRHTIIPDRIEAGTYMILGAAVGEGVVIDNVIPQHLESLIAKLREMGVHIESGDDQIFVGGGRNLKAVDIKTLVYPGFPTDLQQPFTTLLTKATGSSVVTDTIYGARFKHIDELRRMNANIKVEGRSAIINGPIQLQGAKVKASDLRAGAALVIAGLLAEGITEVTGLEHIDRGYSNLVEKLDGLGATVWREALTKEEVEQLKNT; this comes from the coding sequence ATGGAAAAACTTAAAATTGCGGGCGGATATCCGTTAAAAGGAACAGTTCGAATCAGCGGAGCGAAAAATAGTGCAGTAGCATTAATTCCTGCAACGATATTAGCTGAATCACCTGTGACAATAGAAGGACTACCAGATATTTCAGACGTTGAGATCTTGAAAGACCTGCTGGAGGAAATCGGCGGGAAGGTTCAAATCAGCGAAGATGAAATGACGGTGGACCCATCAACGATGATCTCCATGCCGCTGCCAAACGGAAAAGTGAAAAAGCTTCGTGCATCCTATTATTTGATGGGGGCCATGCTTGGCCGCTTTAAAAAGGCAGTCATTGGTCTGCCAGGAGGCTGCCATCTAGGTCCGAGACCGATTGATCAGCACATTAAAGGCTTTGAGGCGTTGGGTGCGCAAATTACGAACGAGCAAGGGGCGATTTATCTTCGCGCCGATGAGCTTCGTGGTGCCCGCATCTATTTAGACGTGGTCAGTGTGGGAGCGACAATTAATATTATGTTAGCAGCGGTACGTGCTAAGGGACGGACGATCATTGAGAATGCCGCCAAAGAGCCGGAAATTATTGATGTTGCGACACTTTTAACAAACATGGGTGCAAAAATTAAAGGCGCTGGAACAGACGTCATCCGTATCGATGGGGTAGACGCCTTGCACGGTTGCCGCCACACGATTATTCCTGACCGGATTGAAGCAGGGACGTATATGATTCTTGGTGCAGCAGTGGGCGAGGGTGTGGTCATCGATAATGTCATTCCACAGCACTTAGAATCATTGATTGCAAAGCTGCGTGAAATGGGTGTTCATATAGAATCAGGCGACGACCAAATATTTGTTGGCGGAGGCAGAAACTTGAAGGCGGTTGATATTAAAACGCTCGTCTATCCGGGATTCCCAACCGACCTGCAACAGCCATTTACGACTCTTTTAACAAAAGCCACTGGTTCAAGCGTTGTGACCGATACTATTTATGGCGCACGCTTTAAGCATATTGATGAATTAAGACGCATGAACGCCAATATTAAGGTGGAAGGCCGCTCAGCGATTATTAATGGCCCTATTCAACTTCAGGGTGCCAAAGTGAAGGCAAGTGACCTTCGGGCAGGTGCGGCGCTGGTGATTGCCGGCCTTTTAGCTGAAGGAATTACAGAAGTGACTGGACTAGAGCACATTGACCGCGGCTACAGTAATCTCGTGGAAAAATTGGACGGCCTGGGTGCGACCGTATGGCGTGAAGCGTTAACGAAAGAAGAAGTTGAGCAGTTGAAGAATACGTAA
- a CDS encoding class II fructose-bisphosphate aldolase has product MPLVSMTEMLNKAKAEGYAVGQFNLNNLEFTQAILQAAEAEKSPVILGVSEGAARYMSGFKTVVKMVEGLMEDLKITVPVAIHLDHGSSFDKCKEAIDAGFTSVMIDASHHPFEENVETTKKVVDYAHSKGVSVEAELGTVGGQEDDVVAEGVIYANPQECVELVKRTGIDCLAPALGSVHGPYKGEPNLGFAEMEEIGKATGLPLVLHGGTGIPTKDIQRSVSLGTAKINVNTENQIASAKTVREVLAAKPNEYDPRKYLGPARDAIKETVIGKMREFGSSNRA; this is encoded by the coding sequence ATGCCTTTAGTTTCAATGACAGAAATGCTTAACAAAGCGAAAGCAGAAGGCTACGCAGTTGGGCAATTTAACCTTAATAACCTAGAATTCACACAAGCGATTCTTCAAGCTGCAGAAGCAGAAAAATCACCAGTTATCCTTGGTGTATCTGAAGGTGCAGCACGTTATATGTCAGGCTTCAAGACTGTTGTAAAAATGGTTGAAGGTCTTATGGAAGATTTAAAAATCACTGTACCAGTGGCGATTCACCTTGACCACGGTTCAAGCTTTGATAAGTGTAAAGAAGCGATCGACGCTGGCTTCACTTCTGTAATGATTGATGCTTCACACCACCCATTTGAAGAAAACGTAGAAACAACTAAAAAGGTTGTTGACTATGCTCATTCAAAAGGAGTTTCTGTTGAAGCAGAATTAGGAACTGTTGGCGGACAGGAAGACGATGTAGTAGCTGAAGGCGTTATTTATGCTAACCCACAAGAGTGTGTAGAGCTTGTTAAGCGCACAGGTATTGACTGTCTTGCTCCTGCATTAGGTTCTGTACACGGTCCTTACAAAGGCGAACCAAACCTTGGTTTTGCTGAAATGGAGGAAATCGGTAAAGCAACTGGCCTTCCATTAGTTCTACATGGTGGAACTGGTATCCCAACAAAGGATATCCAACGTTCAGTTTCTTTAGGAACTGCAAAAATCAACGTGAACACTGAGAATCAAATTGCTTCTGCAAAGACTGTTCGTGAAGTGTTAGCGGCGAAGCCAAACGAATACGATCCACGTAAATATTTAGGACCAGCTCGCGATGCGATTAAAGAAACAGTAATCGGCAAAATGCGCGAATTCGGTTCTTCAAACAGAGCTTAA
- the fsa gene encoding fructose-6-phosphate aldolase, which translates to MKFFIDTANLEEIREAHELGLLAGVTTNPSLVAKEKGVSFHDRLREITALVPGSVSAEVIALDAEGMIKEGRELAAIAPNITVKVPMTPDGLKAVHAFSKEGIKTNVTLIFNANQALLAARAGATYVSPFLGRLDDIGQNGLDLISTIAEIFAVHGIESEIIAASIRNPIHVTEAALRGAHIATIPYNVLMGLTKHPLTDKGIEAFLKDWNSRTEA; encoded by the coding sequence ATGAAGTTTTTTATCGATACAGCGAACTTAGAAGAAATCCGTGAAGCACATGAACTTGGATTACTAGCTGGAGTAACAACAAATCCGTCCCTTGTGGCCAAAGAAAAAGGCGTTTCCTTCCACGACCGTTTACGTGAAATTACGGCTTTAGTTCCTGGGTCTGTCAGTGCAGAGGTAATTGCCCTTGATGCAGAAGGCATGATTAAAGAAGGAAGAGAACTAGCTGCGATTGCTCCAAATATTACGGTGAAAGTTCCAATGACTCCTGATGGCTTAAAAGCGGTACATGCTTTTTCAAAAGAAGGAATCAAAACAAATGTTACCCTCATCTTTAATGCAAACCAAGCATTGCTAGCAGCACGTGCTGGTGCAACTTATGTTTCCCCATTCTTAGGCAGATTAGATGATATTGGTCAAAATGGTTTAGACTTAATCTCTACGATTGCAGAAATCTTTGCGGTTCATGGTATTGAATCAGAAATTATTGCTGCATCCATTCGTAATCCAATCCATGTGACAGAAGCTGCGTTACGAGGCGCGCATATTGCGACCATTCCTTACAATGTATTAATGGGCTTAACAAAACACCCTCTAACAGATAAAGGAATTGAAGCATTCCTTAAAGACTGGAATTCTCGTACAGAAGCCTAA